In Eriocheir sinensis breed Jianghai 21 chromosome 50, ASM2467909v1, whole genome shotgun sequence, one genomic interval encodes:
- the LOC126982115 gene encoding tubulin alpha-1 chain-like isoform X2: protein MGNACWELYCLEHGIQPDGMMPSDETIGYGDDSFNTFFSETRTGKHVPRAVFVDLEPTVVDEIRTGTYRNLFAPNSLHTGKEDAANNYARGHYTVGKEQLEVVLDTIRKQQEACSGLQGFLVFHSFGGGTGSGFGSLLMEHLSLDYGKKSKLCFSIYPAPQVSTAVVEPYNSILFTHTTLEHCDVEFMVDNEAIYDLCQRGLGIMRPTYTNLNRMIGQVVSSITASLRFDGALNVDLTEFQTNLVPYPRIHFPLATYAPVVSADKAQHDNFDVRTITAKCFEPNQQMVKCNPQEGKYMACCLLFRGDVVPKDVNGAIAELRTKRTISFVDWCPTGFKVGINYQPPTVVPGGDLAKVERAVCVLSNTTAVKDAWKRLDKKFDLMYSKRAFVHWYVGEGMEEGEFAEARDDLAALELDYDEVEENPGTDGEEEEGYDY from the exons ATGGGCAACGCGTGCTGGGAGCTGTATTGCCTGGAGCACGGGATACAGCCGGACGGGATGATGCCCTCAGACGAAACCATTGGCTACGGAGACGACTCCTTCAACACCTTCTTCAGCGAGACTCGAACTGGAAAACACGTGCCCAGGGCTGTCTTCGTGGACCTGGAGCCGACCGTCGTGG ATGAGATTCGGACAGGCACTTACCGCAACCTGTTCGCGCCCAACTCCCTCCACACTGGCAAGGAGGACGCCGCTAACAACTACGCTCGTGGGCACTACACCGTTG gCAAGGAGCAGCTGGAGGTCGTTCTGGACACCATCAGGAAGCAGCAGGAGGCGTGTTCGGGGCTTCAAGGGTTCCTGGTGTTCCACTCGTTCGGCGGGGGCACGGGGTCAGGCTTCGGGTCCCTCCTCATGGAACACCTCTCGCTCGACTACGGGAAGAAGTCCAAGTTGTGTTTCTCCATCTACCCCGCGCcacag gTGTCAACAGCCGTGGTGGAGCCGTACAACTCCATCCTCTTCACACACACCACGCTGGAGCACTGTGATGTGGAGTTCATGGTGGACAATGAAGCCATCTACGATCTTTGCCAGAGGGGCCTTGGGATCATGAGGCCAACCTACACCAACCTCAACAGAATGATCGGACAGGTGGTTTCAAG CATCACGGCGTCCCTTCGGTTCGACGGCGCCCTCAACGTAGACCTGACGGAGTTCCAGACCAACCTCGTGCCCTACCCGCGCATCCATTTCCCACTG gcCACCTACGCCCCCGTGGTCTCGGCGGACAAGGCGCAGCATGATAACTTTGACGTTCGAACCATCACCGCCAAGTGCTTCGAACCAAACCAGCAgatg gtgaAGTGTAACCCGCAGGAGGGGAAGTACATGGCCTGCTGCCTTCTCTTCCGCGGTGACGTTGTGCCCAAGGACGTCAACGGAGCCATCGCTGAGCTCAGGACCAAGAGAACCATTTCCTTCGTCGACTGGTGCCCCACGGGAttcaag GTGGGCATCAACTACCAGCCGCCCACAGTGGTGCCCGGCGGAGACCTGGCCAAGGTGGAGCGTGCCGTGTGTGTGCTGTCCAACACCACTGCCGTCAAGGATGCGTGGAAGAGACTGGACAAGAAGTTTGACCTCATGTACTCCAAGCGAGCCTTCGTCCACTGGTATGTGGGCGAGGGCATGGAGGAAG GCGAGTTTGCCGAGGCGCGGGACGACCTTGCGGCTCTTGAACTTGATTAcgatgaggtggaggagaaccCAGGAAcggacggggaggaagaggaaggttacgACTACTGA
- the LOC126982115 gene encoding tubulin alpha-1 chain-like isoform X1 codes for MTISGRECISIHVGQAGVQMGNACWELYCLEHGIQPDGMMPSDETIGYGDDSFNTFFSETRTGKHVPRAVFVDLEPTVVDEIRTGTYRNLFAPNSLHTGKEDAANNYARGHYTVGKEQLEVVLDTIRKQQEACSGLQGFLVFHSFGGGTGSGFGSLLMEHLSLDYGKKSKLCFSIYPAPQVSTAVVEPYNSILFTHTTLEHCDVEFMVDNEAIYDLCQRGLGIMRPTYTNLNRMIGQVVSSITASLRFDGALNVDLTEFQTNLVPYPRIHFPLATYAPVVSADKAQHDNFDVRTITAKCFEPNQQMVKCNPQEGKYMACCLLFRGDVVPKDVNGAIAELRTKRTISFVDWCPTGFKVGINYQPPTVVPGGDLAKVERAVCVLSNTTAVKDAWKRLDKKFDLMYSKRAFVHWYVGEGMEEGEFAEARDDLAALELDYDEVEENPGTDGEEEEGYDY; via the exons ATGACCATCAgtggg CGAGAATGTATCAGCATCCACGTGGGTCAGGCGGGGGTGCAGATGGGCAACGCGTGCTGGGAGCTGTATTGCCTGGAGCACGGGATACAGCCGGACGGGATGATGCCCTCAGACGAAACCATTGGCTACGGAGACGACTCCTTCAACACCTTCTTCAGCGAGACTCGAACTGGAAAACACGTGCCCAGGGCTGTCTTCGTGGACCTGGAGCCGACCGTCGTGG ATGAGATTCGGACAGGCACTTACCGCAACCTGTTCGCGCCCAACTCCCTCCACACTGGCAAGGAGGACGCCGCTAACAACTACGCTCGTGGGCACTACACCGTTG gCAAGGAGCAGCTGGAGGTCGTTCTGGACACCATCAGGAAGCAGCAGGAGGCGTGTTCGGGGCTTCAAGGGTTCCTGGTGTTCCACTCGTTCGGCGGGGGCACGGGGTCAGGCTTCGGGTCCCTCCTCATGGAACACCTCTCGCTCGACTACGGGAAGAAGTCCAAGTTGTGTTTCTCCATCTACCCCGCGCcacag gTGTCAACAGCCGTGGTGGAGCCGTACAACTCCATCCTCTTCACACACACCACGCTGGAGCACTGTGATGTGGAGTTCATGGTGGACAATGAAGCCATCTACGATCTTTGCCAGAGGGGCCTTGGGATCATGAGGCCAACCTACACCAACCTCAACAGAATGATCGGACAGGTGGTTTCAAG CATCACGGCGTCCCTTCGGTTCGACGGCGCCCTCAACGTAGACCTGACGGAGTTCCAGACCAACCTCGTGCCCTACCCGCGCATCCATTTCCCACTG gcCACCTACGCCCCCGTGGTCTCGGCGGACAAGGCGCAGCATGATAACTTTGACGTTCGAACCATCACCGCCAAGTGCTTCGAACCAAACCAGCAgatg gtgaAGTGTAACCCGCAGGAGGGGAAGTACATGGCCTGCTGCCTTCTCTTCCGCGGTGACGTTGTGCCCAAGGACGTCAACGGAGCCATCGCTGAGCTCAGGACCAAGAGAACCATTTCCTTCGTCGACTGGTGCCCCACGGGAttcaag GTGGGCATCAACTACCAGCCGCCCACAGTGGTGCCCGGCGGAGACCTGGCCAAGGTGGAGCGTGCCGTGTGTGTGCTGTCCAACACCACTGCCGTCAAGGATGCGTGGAAGAGACTGGACAAGAAGTTTGACCTCATGTACTCCAAGCGAGCCTTCGTCCACTGGTATGTGGGCGAGGGCATGGAGGAAG GCGAGTTTGCCGAGGCGCGGGACGACCTTGCGGCTCTTGAACTTGATTAcgatgaggtggaggagaaccCAGGAAcggacggggaggaagaggaaggttacgACTACTGA
- the LOC126982113 gene encoding protein YIPF1-like isoform X4: MAASKGGFAVLDIQNDDQELSMDLQFQDFGDTRTQPVGGAAGGGGGGKHEQTIHFSEFPDTAEEETEHDTLMGDGEAKDPRSLKAGPSFWTFEFYQQFFDVESKQVGDRIIWSMVPKPGVSYLQTYIRPNPDLYGPFWICLTLTFATGITGNLASYLATSPEETYVWRYEFRKVTLAASAIFAYAWLVPLAMWGVLALRGSRAKISFLELLSIYGYSLAIFVPVSVLWIVPQPWFKWCLAIVAPILSGSVLVRTVWPSLSHDSKQIAIGIAVVILLLHATLALGFMLYFFSPPEAKGTTNQAIAPLPQTQAPADTTKGPAVDANPKAPAEGKVEAGDAGKPPETKDGGEPAAAALKDPKDAGKKVERGSPKIGPSSSPVLPSSSVKKALPPGAKSDPVVKPKDVKDTKDSKDAKDGKMKISPPPPPPPPASSPPAASKIKAEKLQDNKT, from the exons ATGGCGGCGTCCAAGGGGGGGTTCGCTGTCTTGGATATACAG AATGATGACCAGGAGCTAAGTATGGACCTGCAGTTCCAAG ACTTTGGGGACACACGGACACAGCCTGTTGGGGGAGCGGcgggtggaggaggcggaggcaagCATGAGCAGACCATCCACTTCTCAGAGTTCCCCGACACAGCTGAGGAGGAGACGGAGCATgacacg cTCATGGGTGACGGTGAGGCCAAGGACCCACGCTCCCTCAAGGCCGGCCCATCGTTCTGGACCTTCGAGTTCTATCAGCAGTTCTTTGACGTGGAGAGCAAGCAGGTTGGGGACAGGATAATCTGGTCCATGGTGCCCAAGCCTGGTGTTAGCTACCTGCAGACCTACATCAGACCCAACCCGGACCTGTATG GGCCGTTCTGGATCTGCCTGACCCTGACCTTCGCCACTGGAATCACCGGTAACCTGGCCAGCTACCTCGCCACAAGCCCCGAGGAAACCTACGTTTGGAGATACGAGTTccgcaaag TCACCCTCGCAGCCTCGGCCATCTTCGCCTACGCCTGGCTTGTCCCGTTGGCCATGTGGGGTGTGCTGGCGCTGAGGGGATCCAGGGCCAAGATATCATTTCTGGAACTGCTCTCGATATACGGATACTCTCTTGCTATCTTCGTCCCTGTGTCG gtgctgTGGATCGTGCCTCAGCCGTGGTTCAAGTGGTGCCTGGCTATAGTGGCGCCAATACTAAGTGGCAGTGTGCTGGTGCGGACGGTGTGGCCCTCGCTCTCACACGATTCCAAGCAGATAGCCATTGGGATCGCTGTGGTCATCCTGCTTCTACACGCCACACTCGCTCTCGGCTTCATG CTGTACTTCTTCTCCCCACCTGAGGCCAAAGGGACGACAAACCAGGCCATAGCGCCCTTACCCCAAACGCAAGCTCCGGCAGACACCACCAAGGGGCCCGCCGTGGACGCAAACCCCAAGGCACCGgcggaggggaaggtggaggcagGTGACGCAGGGAAGCCGCCAGAGACCAAGGACGGCGGCGAACCTGCAGCGGCGGCTTTGAAGGACCCCAAGGATGCTGGGAAGAAGGTCGAAAGAGGGTCACCGAAAATAGGGCCATCGTCATCTCCAGTCCTGCCAAGCTCGAGTGTCAAAAAGGCGCTCCCTCCTGGGGCTAAGAGCGATCCTGTGGTCAAGCCTAAGGATGTCAAGGATACCAAGGATTCTAAGGACGCTAAGGATGGGAAGATGaagatatctcctcctcctcctcctcctcctcctgcttcttctcctcctgccgcTTCGAAAATCAAGGCTGAGAAATTGCAGGATAATAAGACTTAG
- the LOC126982113 gene encoding uncharacterized protein LOC126982113 isoform X3, which produces MAASKGGFAVLDIQNDDQELSMDLQFQDFGDTRTQPVGGAAGGGGGGKHEQTIHFSEFPDTAEEETEHDTMPHRVKRHKTESATLPTTALTAPQVKVRAVLADWVKGEPALTHIAALRIKEKRHTSLAVKQLSLALPVPALTHLKRVRRVPRDEVARLGMTTEDLPNQDAMLIYLTFAETLNIPVLESHENVTSLDDTEVNRVFSCLEDMRVDTQYYTRDVYVCRAPRHPPKLREMYEKVTILWPCVFHEDAYLTRLASDTFFTSEEIDDIARHMNRAIEAGRQANASGNPSIGCVVVDGGSGVVVSVAGDRRLLHPLQHAVMVAVDEVAALQGGGVWTLEVNKQREEMEEGNSSGKIENKQKLTHTDKGEEGKSTGNTEKKQELSDTDVGKVEEEGNSSGKIENKQETTHTNWREDEQERNSSGKTETKEELTLTEDKQKKTNPRKTEKQEENRNTKTGKQEKQENTNMETETKEELTPTEDKQMKTNPRKIEKQGKQEENRNTKTGKQEENTNMETETKEELTLTEDKQKKNNPRKTEKQEKQEKNRNYTTSKSPTTTTTTSTTTTTTSSSYICTGCDVYLTHEPCMMCAMALLHSRVRRVFYLIPDPHLGALGSRTRLHTLPGINHRYEVFVVTAE; this is translated from the exons ATGGCGGCGTCCAAGGGGGGGTTCGCTGTCTTGGATATACAG AATGATGACCAGGAGCTAAGTATGGACCTGCAGTTCCAAG ACTTTGGGGACACACGGACACAGCCTGTTGGGGGAGCGGcgggtggaggaggcggaggcaagCATGAGCAGACCATCCACTTCTCAGAGTTCCCCGACACAGCTGAGGAGGAGACGGAGCATgacacg ATGCCACACAGGGTAAAAAGACACAAAACAGAGAGTGCCACGCTACCCACCACGGCACTGACAGCCCCCCAAGTGAAGGTGAGGGCCGTGCTGGCGGACTGGGTGAAGGGGGAGCCGGCCCTCACCCACATAGCGGCCCTCAGGATCAAGGAGAAGAGACACACATCCCTGGCGGTGAAGCAGCTGTCCCTTGCCCTCCCCGTCCCTGCCCTGACGCACCTTAAAAGAGTACGTCGGGTACCTAGAGACGAGGTGGCACGACTTGGCATGACCACCGAGGACTTACCGAACCAGGACGCAATGTTGATCTACCTGACCTTCGCCGAGACCTTAAACATCCCTGTCCTGGAGTCACACGAAAATGTCACATCCTTGGACGATACGGAGGTGAATCGTGTGTTTTCCTGCCTTGAGGATATGCGCGTCGACACCCAGTACTACACGCGTGACGTATATGTGTGTAGGGCGCCGCGTCACCCACCGAAACTACGCGAAATGTACGAAAAAGTCACGATTCTCTGGCCGTGTGTGTTCCATGAGGACGCGTACCTCACACGACTTGCATCTGACACATTCTTCACCTCTGAGGAAATCGACGACATTGCACGACATATGAACCGAGCGATAGAGGCCGGGCGACAGGCTAATGCGTCCGGGAACCCGTCAATTGGGTGTGTTGTTGTGGATGGGGGTAGCGGAGTGGTGGTTAGCGTGGCGGGGGATAGGAGGCTGTTGCACCCACTCCAGCatgcggtgatggtggcggtggatgAGGTCGCAGCGCTGCAGGGCGGAGGAGTGTGGACGCTGGaggtaaacaaacagagagaggaaatggaggaaggaaacagcTCTGGGAAAATTGAAAACAAGCAAAAATTAACACATacagacaaaggagaggaaggaaagagcacaggaaatacagaaaagaagcaagaattATCAGATACAGATGTAGGAAAG gtagaggaggaaggaaacagctctgggaaaattgaaaacaagcaagaaaccacacacacaaattggagagaggatgaacaggaaaGAAACAGCTCTGGGAAAACAGAGACCAAGGAAGAATTGACACTTACagaagacaaacagaagaaaaccAACCCtcggaaaacagaaaaacaggaagaaaacagaaacaccaaaacaggaaaacaggaaaaacaagaaaacaccaATATGGAAACAGAGACCAAGGAAGAATTGACACCTACAGAAGACAAACAGATGAAAACCAACCCTCGGAAAatagaaaaacagggaaaacaggaagaaaacagaaacaccaaaacaggaaaacaggaagaaaacaccAATATGGAAACAGAGACCAAGGAAGAATTGACACTTACagaagacaaacagaagaaaaacaaccctcggaaaacagaaaaacaggaaaaacaagagaagaacaggaatTATACCACTTCaaaatcacccaccaccaccaccaccacctctaccaccaccaccaccaccagcagctccTACATATGCACTGGTTGTGACGTATACCTGACGCATGAGCCGTGTATGATGTGCGCCATGGCTTTGCTTCACTCCAGGGTGCGACGAGTGTTCTACCTCATCCCGGATCCTCATCTCGGCGCGCTCGGCTCACGGACGCGACTGCACACGCTCCCTGGCATCAACCATCGCTATGAGGTGTTTGTGGTTACGGCGGAGtga
- the LOC126982113 gene encoding uncharacterized protein LOC126982113 isoform X1, translated as MAASKGGFAVLDIQNDDQELSMDLQFQDFGDTRTQPVGGAAGGGGGGKHEQTIHFSEFPDTAEEETEHDTMPHRVKRHKTESATLPTTALTAPQVKVRAVLADWVKGEPALTHIAALRIKEKRHTSLAVKQLSLALPVPALTHLKRVRRVPRDEVARLGMTTEDLPNQDAMLIYLTFAETLNIPVLESHENVTSLDDTEVNRVFSCLEDMRVDTQYYTRDVYVCRAPRHPPKLREMYEKVTILWPCVFHEDAYLTRLASDTFFTSEEIDDIARHMNRAIEAGRQANASGNPSIGCVVVDGGSGVVVSVAGDRRLLHPLQHAVMVAVDEVAALQGGGVWTLEVNKQREEMEEGNSSGKIENKQKLTHTDKGEEGKSTGNTEKKQELSDTDVGKVEEQGNSSGKIENKQEMTHTDIGEEKEERMSTGNTEKKQELSDTDVGKVEEEGNSSGKIENKQETTHTNWREDEQERNSSGKTETKEELTLTEDKQKKTNPRKTEKQEENRNTKTGKQEKQENTNMETETKEELTPTEDKQMKTNPRKIEKQGKQEENRNTKTGKQEENTNMETETKEELTLTEDKQKKNNPRKTEKQEKQEKNRNYTTSKSPTTTTTTSTTTTTTSSSYICTGCDVYLTHEPCMMCAMALLHSRVRRVFYLIPDPHLGALGSRTRLHTLPGINHRYEVFVVTAE; from the exons ATGGCGGCGTCCAAGGGGGGGTTCGCTGTCTTGGATATACAG AATGATGACCAGGAGCTAAGTATGGACCTGCAGTTCCAAG ACTTTGGGGACACACGGACACAGCCTGTTGGGGGAGCGGcgggtggaggaggcggaggcaagCATGAGCAGACCATCCACTTCTCAGAGTTCCCCGACACAGCTGAGGAGGAGACGGAGCATgacacg ATGCCACACAGGGTAAAAAGACACAAAACAGAGAGTGCCACGCTACCCACCACGGCACTGACAGCCCCCCAAGTGAAGGTGAGGGCCGTGCTGGCGGACTGGGTGAAGGGGGAGCCGGCCCTCACCCACATAGCGGCCCTCAGGATCAAGGAGAAGAGACACACATCCCTGGCGGTGAAGCAGCTGTCCCTTGCCCTCCCCGTCCCTGCCCTGACGCACCTTAAAAGAGTACGTCGGGTACCTAGAGACGAGGTGGCACGACTTGGCATGACCACCGAGGACTTACCGAACCAGGACGCAATGTTGATCTACCTGACCTTCGCCGAGACCTTAAACATCCCTGTCCTGGAGTCACACGAAAATGTCACATCCTTGGACGATACGGAGGTGAATCGTGTGTTTTCCTGCCTTGAGGATATGCGCGTCGACACCCAGTACTACACGCGTGACGTATATGTGTGTAGGGCGCCGCGTCACCCACCGAAACTACGCGAAATGTACGAAAAAGTCACGATTCTCTGGCCGTGTGTGTTCCATGAGGACGCGTACCTCACACGACTTGCATCTGACACATTCTTCACCTCTGAGGAAATCGACGACATTGCACGACATATGAACCGAGCGATAGAGGCCGGGCGACAGGCTAATGCGTCCGGGAACCCGTCAATTGGGTGTGTTGTTGTGGATGGGGGTAGCGGAGTGGTGGTTAGCGTGGCGGGGGATAGGAGGCTGTTGCACCCACTCCAGCatgcggtgatggtggcggtggatgAGGTCGCAGCGCTGCAGGGCGGAGGAGTGTGGACGCTGGaggtaaacaaacagagagaggaaatggaggaaggaaacagcTCTGGGAAAATTGAAAACAAGCAAAAATTAACACATacagacaaaggagaggaaggaaagagcacaggaaatacagaaaagaagcaagaattATCAGATACAGATGTAGGAAAGGTAGAGGAGCAAGGAAACAGCTCTGGGAAAATTGAAAACAAGCAAGAAATGACACATACAGatataggagaggaaaaagaggaaagaatgagcacaggaaatacagaaaagaagcaagaattATCAGATACAGATgtaggaaaggtagaggaggaaggaaacagctctgggaaaattgaaaacaagcaagaaaccacacacacaaattggagagaggatgaacaggaaaGAAACAGCTCTGGGAAAACAGAGACCAAGGAAGAATTGACACTTACagaagacaaacagaagaaaaccAACCCtcggaaaacagaaaaacaggaagaaaacagaaacaccaaaacaggaaaacaggaaaaacaagaaaacaccaATATGGAAACAGAGACCAAGGAAGAATTGACACCTACAGAAGACAAACAGATGAAAACCAACCCTCGGAAAatagaaaaacagggaaaacaggaagaaaacagaaacaccaaaacaggaaaacaggaagaaaacaccAATATGGAAACAGAGACCAAGGAAGAATTGACACTTACagaagacaaacagaagaaaaacaaccctcggaaaacagaaaaacaggaaaaacaagagaagaacaggaatTATACCACTTCaaaatcacccaccaccaccaccaccacctctaccaccaccaccaccaccagcagctccTACATATGCACTGGTTGTGACGTATACCTGACGCATGAGCCGTGTATGATGTGCGCCATGGCTTTGCTTCACTCCAGGGTGCGACGAGTGTTCTACCTCATCCCGGATCCTCATCTCGGCGCGCTCGGCTCACGGACGCGACTGCACACGCTCCCTGGCATCAACCATCGCTATGAGGTGTTTGTGGTTACGGCGGAGtga
- the LOC126982113 gene encoding uncharacterized protein LOC126982113 isoform X2, giving the protein MSLRGQNDDQELSMDLQFQDFGDTRTQPVGGAAGGGGGGKHEQTIHFSEFPDTAEEETEHDTMPHRVKRHKTESATLPTTALTAPQVKVRAVLADWVKGEPALTHIAALRIKEKRHTSLAVKQLSLALPVPALTHLKRVRRVPRDEVARLGMTTEDLPNQDAMLIYLTFAETLNIPVLESHENVTSLDDTEVNRVFSCLEDMRVDTQYYTRDVYVCRAPRHPPKLREMYEKVTILWPCVFHEDAYLTRLASDTFFTSEEIDDIARHMNRAIEAGRQANASGNPSIGCVVVDGGSGVVVSVAGDRRLLHPLQHAVMVAVDEVAALQGGGVWTLEVNKQREEMEEGNSSGKIENKQKLTHTDKGEEGKSTGNTEKKQELSDTDVGKVEEQGNSSGKIENKQEMTHTDIGEEKEERMSTGNTEKKQELSDTDVGKVEEEGNSSGKIENKQETTHTNWREDEQERNSSGKTETKEELTLTEDKQKKTNPRKTEKQEENRNTKTGKQEKQENTNMETETKEELTPTEDKQMKTNPRKIEKQGKQEENRNTKTGKQEENTNMETETKEELTLTEDKQKKNNPRKTEKQEKQEKNRNYTTSKSPTTTTTTSTTTTTTSSSYICTGCDVYLTHEPCMMCAMALLHSRVRRVFYLIPDPHLGALGSRTRLHTLPGINHRYEVFVVTAE; this is encoded by the exons ATGTCTCTGCGGGGTCAG AATGATGACCAGGAGCTAAGTATGGACCTGCAGTTCCAAG ACTTTGGGGACACACGGACACAGCCTGTTGGGGGAGCGGcgggtggaggaggcggaggcaagCATGAGCAGACCATCCACTTCTCAGAGTTCCCCGACACAGCTGAGGAGGAGACGGAGCATgacacg ATGCCACACAGGGTAAAAAGACACAAAACAGAGAGTGCCACGCTACCCACCACGGCACTGACAGCCCCCCAAGTGAAGGTGAGGGCCGTGCTGGCGGACTGGGTGAAGGGGGAGCCGGCCCTCACCCACATAGCGGCCCTCAGGATCAAGGAGAAGAGACACACATCCCTGGCGGTGAAGCAGCTGTCCCTTGCCCTCCCCGTCCCTGCCCTGACGCACCTTAAAAGAGTACGTCGGGTACCTAGAGACGAGGTGGCACGACTTGGCATGACCACCGAGGACTTACCGAACCAGGACGCAATGTTGATCTACCTGACCTTCGCCGAGACCTTAAACATCCCTGTCCTGGAGTCACACGAAAATGTCACATCCTTGGACGATACGGAGGTGAATCGTGTGTTTTCCTGCCTTGAGGATATGCGCGTCGACACCCAGTACTACACGCGTGACGTATATGTGTGTAGGGCGCCGCGTCACCCACCGAAACTACGCGAAATGTACGAAAAAGTCACGATTCTCTGGCCGTGTGTGTTCCATGAGGACGCGTACCTCACACGACTTGCATCTGACACATTCTTCACCTCTGAGGAAATCGACGACATTGCACGACATATGAACCGAGCGATAGAGGCCGGGCGACAGGCTAATGCGTCCGGGAACCCGTCAATTGGGTGTGTTGTTGTGGATGGGGGTAGCGGAGTGGTGGTTAGCGTGGCGGGGGATAGGAGGCTGTTGCACCCACTCCAGCatgcggtgatggtggcggtggatgAGGTCGCAGCGCTGCAGGGCGGAGGAGTGTGGACGCTGGaggtaaacaaacagagagaggaaatggaggaaggaaacagcTCTGGGAAAATTGAAAACAAGCAAAAATTAACACATacagacaaaggagaggaaggaaagagcacaggaaatacagaaaagaagcaagaattATCAGATACAGATGTAGGAAAGGTAGAGGAGCAAGGAAACAGCTCTGGGAAAATTGAAAACAAGCAAGAAATGACACATACAGatataggagaggaaaaagaggaaagaatgagcacaggaaatacagaaaagaagcaagaattATCAGATACAGATgtaggaaaggtagaggaggaaggaaacagctctgggaaaattgaaaacaagcaagaaaccacacacacaaattggagagaggatgaacaggaaaGAAACAGCTCTGGGAAAACAGAGACCAAGGAAGAATTGACACTTACagaagacaaacagaagaaaaccAACCCtcggaaaacagaaaaacaggaagaaaacagaaacaccaaaacaggaaaacaggaaaaacaagaaaacaccaATATGGAAACAGAGACCAAGGAAGAATTGACACCTACAGAAGACAAACAGATGAAAACCAACCCTCGGAAAatagaaaaacagggaaaacaggaagaaaacagaaacaccaaaacaggaaaacaggaagaaaacaccAATATGGAAACAGAGACCAAGGAAGAATTGACACTTACagaagacaaacagaagaaaaacaaccctcggaaaacagaaaaacaggaaaaacaagagaagaacaggaatTATACCACTTCaaaatcacccaccaccaccaccaccacctctaccaccaccaccaccaccagcagctccTACATATGCACTGGTTGTGACGTATACCTGACGCATGAGCCGTGTATGATGTGCGCCATGGCTTTGCTTCACTCCAGGGTGCGACGAGTGTTCTACCTCATCCCGGATCCTCATCTCGGCGCGCTCGGCTCACGGACGCGACTGCACACGCTCCCTGGCATCAACCATCGCTATGAGGTGTTTGTGGTTACGGCGGAGtga